The region GCTCTTCAGCGTTCATCTCACCTGTCGGGTGAGCGTTGAACAGGCGCACCTGGGAGATGGCTGCCGGCCCGATGAAGTTAGTCTTCTCATTAACATTCGGGCAAGCCTCCAGACAGACGCCGCAGGTCATGCATTTGGACAGCTCATACGCCCATTGGCGCTTCTTCTCCGGCATACGCGGTCCCGGACCGAGATCATACGTGCCGTCAATCGGAATCCAGGCTTTGACCCGCTTCAGGGCATTGAACATCCGGCTGCGGTCAATGACCAGGTCGCGCACGACCGGGAAGGTCTTCATCGGCTCAATGCGCACCGGCTGCTCCAGATTGTCGATCAGCGCTGCGCACGCCTGACGGGGCTTGCCGTTGATGACCATGGAGCAGGCGCCGCAGACCTCCTCCAGACAGTTGGATTCCCAGCATACAGGAACCGTATTATCGCCTTTCGCATTCACCGGATTCCGCTGAATCTCCATCAGCGCACTGATTACGTTCATCCCCGGACGGTAGGCAAGCTCGAACTCCTCCGTATAGGGGCTGGTCTCCGGTTCATCCTGGCGGGTAATAATAAATTTCACATTTTTGGGAGCTGCTGCTGTTTCCGCCATGTCAGTTACCTCCTAGAAAGT is a window of Paenibacillus sp. FSL H3-0469 DNA encoding:
- the sdhB gene encoding succinate dehydrogenase iron-sulfur subunit codes for the protein MAETAAAPKNVKFIITRQDEPETSPYTEEFELAYRPGMNVISALMEIQRNPVNAKGDNTVPVCWESNCLEEVCGACSMVINGKPRQACAALIDNLEQPVRIEPMKTFPVVRDLVIDRSRMFNALKRVKAWIPIDGTYDLGPGPRMPEKKRQWAYELSKCMTCGVCLEACPNVNEKTNFIGPAAISQVRLFNAHPTGEMNAEERLDALMDDGGIDGCGNSQNCVRACPKGIPLTTSIAEINKQTTKHMFKRWLGV